The Endozoicomonas montiporae CL-33 genome contains a region encoding:
- a CDS encoding GDCCVxC domain-containing (seleno)protein, with protein MKHHLHTKSSITCSDCGHTSDETMPLDACVYLYECKSCQKLMTPDSGDCCIFCSRGSHPCPTSQRESRAYRVMPSASLLTDSTVNTAQAS; from the coding sequence ATGAAGCATCATCTCCATACCAAATCCAGTATCACCTGTTCAGACTGCGGCCACACTTCTGATGAAACCATGCCCCTTGATGCCTGTGTTTACCTGTATGAATGCAAAAGCTGCCAGAAGCTGATGACACCGGATTCCGGCGACTGCTGCATTTTCTGTTCCCGGGGCAGCCATCCATGCCCAACCAGCCAACGGGAAAGCCGGGCTTACCGGGTCATGCCTTCCGCTTCCCTTCTTACTGACAGCACTGTAAACACCGCACAAGCCAGCTGA
- the pta gene encoding phosphate acetyltransferase, with product MRTFFLAPTRYGVGLTSVTLGLVRALDKLGLRVKFFKPIAQLHVSDTGPERSTKLVQRIMDHEPPAPISSNRVEDLLGDNKGDELMEEIVALFDDASKGAEVMVVEGLVPTRSMPYANRLNNDMARTLNADIILVSEPGENTLEDEADKLEIAADSFGGIKNPNMIGYILNKLDEQTMNSLKGEDGAFKPLPEFARKAFLPLGYIPWNSSLSSPRTLDISNHLGTRIINEGEMASRRVTSYTLSARTPTNMIHHLKPGNLVIAPGDRDDIILATAMAALNGVPLAGLLLTSDLRPSEPVMELCQKAISTGLPVLLTEHDSYNTASKLDRMNNELPIDDSIRVETVMNTLAEHLNTDWFKGHCGEISERRLSPPAFRYNLVQRAIAAKKRVVLPEGDEPRTIQAAVICQERGIAECILLGNREAIEQVARDNGITLPESLIIMDPEHVRGRYVEPMVELRKHKGLNAPMAEAQLEDTVVLGTMMLAQGEVDGLVSGAVHTTANTIRPAFQLIKPSRESGGLVSSVFFMLLPDQVLVYGDCAVNPNPDAEALSNIAIQSADSAVAFGIDPRIAMISYSTGASGMGADVERVREATELVRQKRPDLIVDGPMQYDAATVESVARSKAPDSDVAGRATVFVFPDLNTGNTTYKAVQRSADVISVGPMLQGLNKPVNDLSRGALIDDIVYTIALTAIQAEADK from the coding sequence ATGCGTACATTCTTCCTTGCTCCAACCCGCTACGGTGTCGGTCTGACATCCGTCACTCTGGGTCTGGTGCGCGCCCTGGACAAACTGGGTCTGCGCGTTAAATTTTTCAAACCGATTGCCCAGCTGCACGTGTCGGACACCGGCCCTGAGCGCTCCACCAAGCTGGTACAGCGCATCATGGACCATGAGCCACCGGCACCTATTTCGTCTAACCGTGTTGAAGACCTGCTGGGCGACAACAAGGGTGATGAACTGATGGAAGAGATCGTCGCTCTGTTCGACGACGCTTCCAAGGGCGCCGAAGTGATGGTTGTGGAAGGTCTGGTACCTACCCGCAGCATGCCGTATGCCAACCGTCTGAACAACGACATGGCCCGTACCCTGAACGCAGACATCATTCTGGTTTCCGAACCGGGTGAGAACACTCTGGAAGACGAAGCCGACAAGCTTGAAATTGCTGCCGACAGCTTTGGTGGCATCAAGAACCCGAACATGATTGGTTACATCCTGAACAAACTGGATGAGCAGACCATGAACTCGCTGAAAGGTGAAGACGGTGCTTTCAAACCACTGCCGGAATTTGCCCGCAAAGCGTTCCTGCCACTGGGTTACATTCCATGGAACAGCTCCCTGTCCTCCCCACGCACACTGGACATCAGCAATCACCTGGGCACCCGCATTATCAATGAAGGTGAAATGGCCTCCCGTCGTGTAACTTCCTACACACTGAGCGCCCGCACCCCGACCAATATGATTCACCACCTGAAGCCTGGCAATCTGGTGATTGCTCCGGGTGATCGTGATGACATCATTCTGGCAACCGCTATGGCCGCACTGAACGGTGTTCCTCTGGCTGGCCTGCTGCTGACCAGCGACCTGCGCCCGTCCGAGCCAGTGATGGAACTGTGCCAGAAAGCCATTTCAACCGGCCTGCCGGTTCTGCTGACCGAGCACGATTCATACAATACCGCCAGCAAGCTGGATCGTATGAACAACGAACTGCCGATTGACGACAGCATCCGTGTTGAAACCGTCATGAACACTCTGGCCGAACACCTGAACACCGACTGGTTCAAAGGCCACTGTGGAGAAATCTCCGAGCGTCGTCTGTCTCCACCTGCCTTCCGTTACAATCTGGTTCAGCGCGCCATTGCGGCTAAAAAACGTGTTGTGCTGCCAGAAGGTGATGAGCCTCGTACCATTCAGGCTGCCGTCATCTGTCAGGAGCGCGGCATTGCCGAGTGCATCCTGCTGGGTAACCGTGAAGCCATCGAACAGGTGGCTCGCGATAACGGCATTACTCTGCCGGAAAGCCTGATCATCATGGATCCGGAACACGTACGTGGCCGCTATGTTGAGCCTATGGTTGAACTGCGTAAGCACAAGGGTCTGAACGCGCCTATGGCTGAAGCCCAGTTGGAAGACACTGTGGTACTGGGTACCATGATGCTGGCTCAGGGTGAAGTAGACGGTCTGGTTTCCGGCGCCGTTCACACCACTGCAAACACTATCCGTCCTGCTTTCCAGCTGATCAAGCCAAGCCGTGAGTCCGGTGGTCTGGTCTCTTCCGTATTCTTCATGCTGCTGCCTGACCAGGTGCTGGTTTACGGTGACTGTGCAGTTAACCCGAATCCGGATGCTGAAGCGCTGTCTAACATTGCTATCCAGAGTGCTGACTCTGCTGTCGCTTTCGGCATTGACCCACGCATTGCCATGATCAGTTACTCCACCGGTGCTTCCGGTATGGGTGCCGACGTTGAGCGTGTTCGTGAAGCTACCGAGCTGGTTCGTCAGAAGCGTCCTGACCTGATCGTTGACGGTCCTATGCAGTACGACGCTGCGACTGTTGAATCGGTAGCCCGCAGTAAAGCGCCGGACTCCGACGTTGCCGGTCGTGCGACAGTATTTGTCTTCCCGGATCTGAACACCGGTAACACCACTTACAAGGCCGTTCAGCGCAGTGCTGACGTCATCTCTGTTGGCCCAATGCTGCAGGGTCTGAACAAGCCTGTAAACGACCTGTCCCGTGGTGCACTGATAGACGACATCGTTTACACCATCGCCCTGACCGCGATTCAGGCAGAAGCTGACAAGTAA
- a CDS encoding acetate kinase, with the protein MSKDSILVINCGSSSLKFSVINPATEEESINGLAERMGSSEAVLRWKINGEKGSQALGQAAHDQAIEGLMGLLREEGLIDRIAAIGHRVVHGGEKFTQSALVTDEVIAAIEDCIPLAPLHNPAHLLGIKAAQKFFPGLPNAVVFDTAFHQTMAAETYLYAIPYELYEKHGVRRYGAHGTSYRYVGQAAADMLGLDINNSSIMVAHLGNGASACAIKNGKSIDTTMGLTPLEGLVMGTRSGDIDPNLFNFLNKSLGYSLERTTEMLNKESGLLGLSGMDSDCRVIEDAAQEGNKRAQLTLDVFCHVLAEKLAGFAAAMGSVDALVFTGGIGENSSIIRKNVIERLSIFGFKLHEQKNDETFRGKSGVITEEGSTVAMVVATNEELMIARDTQALTA; encoded by the coding sequence ATGAGCAAAGATAGCATTCTCGTTATTAACTGCGGCAGTTCTTCCCTGAAGTTCTCTGTCATCAACCCGGCTACCGAAGAAGAAAGCATTAACGGCCTGGCAGAGCGCATGGGTAGCAGCGAAGCTGTACTGCGTTGGAAGATCAACGGCGAGAAAGGCAGCCAGGCTCTGGGTCAGGCTGCTCACGATCAGGCTATCGAAGGCCTGATGGGTCTGCTGCGCGAAGAAGGTCTGATCGACCGCATCGCCGCTATTGGTCATCGTGTGGTACACGGTGGCGAAAAGTTCACCCAGTCCGCTCTGGTGACCGACGAAGTTATCGCCGCTATCGAAGACTGCATTCCTCTGGCACCTCTGCACAACCCTGCTCACCTGCTGGGCATCAAGGCTGCCCAGAAGTTCTTCCCGGGTCTGCCAAACGCTGTAGTATTTGACACCGCTTTCCATCAGACCATGGCAGCTGAAACCTACCTGTACGCTATTCCATACGAGCTTTACGAGAAGCACGGCGTTCGTCGTTACGGTGCTCACGGCACTTCCTACCGCTACGTAGGTCAGGCAGCTGCCGACATGCTGGGTCTGGACATCAACAACAGCAGCATCATGGTGGCTCACCTGGGTAACGGTGCTTCTGCCTGTGCTATCAAGAATGGCAAGTCCATTGACACCACCATGGGTCTGACCCCACTGGAAGGTCTGGTGATGGGTACCCGTTCCGGCGATATCGACCCGAACCTGTTCAACTTCCTGAACAAGTCTCTCGGCTATTCCCTGGAGCGCACCACTGAAATGCTGAACAAAGAATCCGGCCTGCTGGGTCTGTCCGGCATGGACAGTGACTGCCGCGTAATCGAAGACGCTGCACAGGAAGGCAACAAGCGTGCTCAGCTGACTCTGGACGTATTCTGCCACGTTCTGGCCGAAAAACTGGCTGGTTTCGCTGCAGCTATGGGTAGCGTTGATGCACTGGTATTCACCGGTGGTATCGGTGAAAACTCCAGCATCATCCGCAAGAATGTGATCGAGCGCCTGAGCATCTTCGGCTTCAAACTGCACGAGCAGAAGAACGACGAAACCTTCCGTGGCAAGAGCGGTGTCATCACCGAAGAAGGTTCTACTGTTGCCATGGTAGTTGCTACCAACGAAGAACTGATGATCGCTCGTGACACTCAGGCTCTGACTGCCTGA
- a CDS encoding DUF805 domain-containing protein, producing MAAKHYKVLFEGQVFDENDEENVKERLQKLFKADDARINRLFSGKSYALGKNLSKEDARKYEKGIMQAGGLCRIVNMDDGSELKPADRSIKEPSLTADISSRIRSGSKKPLRLMRRIGRCHYISLCWLVLAIEAAALLMPVYLPKLAVGMLTIQQITAIGLGMHALGILVAVYAMASRLHDMNRNGSLWLFMIIPIVNLLFMGWLALGRGSKGDNDYGNPPESPGQFARLLGLYIPVILLLVTSGGAYFYQDELLKQIQHLPAEWSKQIPEGIESHLPFLSSLPFLST from the coding sequence ATGGCTGCCAAACACTATAAAGTGCTCTTCGAAGGACAAGTTTTCGACGAGAACGACGAAGAAAACGTCAAAGAACGCCTGCAAAAACTATTTAAGGCCGATGATGCCCGCATCAACCGTCTGTTTTCCGGCAAGTCCTACGCTCTTGGTAAAAATCTTTCAAAGGAAGATGCCCGAAAATACGAAAAAGGCATCATGCAGGCCGGAGGTCTGTGCCGGATTGTCAACATGGACGACGGCAGCGAGCTAAAGCCGGCCGACCGGAGCATAAAAGAACCTTCCCTTACGGCTGACATCAGTAGCCGAATCCGTTCCGGATCAAAAAAACCTTTGCGCCTTATGCGACGCATTGGCCGGTGTCATTACATCAGTCTGTGCTGGCTGGTTCTGGCAATAGAAGCTGCCGCTTTACTGATGCCCGTCTATCTCCCCAAACTGGCAGTGGGAATGCTCACTATTCAGCAGATCACCGCTATAGGTCTGGGTATGCACGCTCTGGGCATTCTGGTTGCTGTTTATGCCATGGCTTCACGTCTGCATGATATGAACCGTAATGGCTCGCTGTGGCTGTTCATGATCATTCCCATTGTTAACCTGCTGTTTATGGGCTGGCTGGCTTTAGGAAGAGGCTCAAAAGGGGATAATGACTATGGCAACCCACCCGAATCACCCGGACAATTTGCCCGATTACTGGGGCTCTATATTCCAGTGATTCTTCTACTGGTTACTTCTGGCGGAGCTTATTTCTATCAGGATGAATTGCTGAAACAAATCCAGCATCTGCCTGCTGAATGGTCCAAGCAGATACCAGAGGGAATTGAGAGTCATCTGCCCTTCCTGTCATCCCTGCCGTTTCTGTCAACATAA